In the Sorghum bicolor cultivar BTx623 chromosome 4, Sorghum_bicolor_NCBIv3, whole genome shotgun sequence genome, CCGCGTCGGGGGATGCCGCCGGAGCGTCGGggagcggtggcggcggcggcgcggcggcggacgtGGAGGCGGTGGAGAAGGAGCACATGTTCGACAAGGTGGTGACGCCGAGCGACGTGGGCAAGCTCAACCGGCTGGTGATCCCGAAGCAGTACGCCGAGAAGTACTTCCCGCTGGACGCGGCGGCCAacgagaagggcctcctcctcAGCTTCGAGGACAGCGCCGGCAAGCACTGGCGCTTCCGCTACTCCTACTGGAACAGCAGCCAGAGCTACGTCATGACCAAAGGATGGAGCCGCTTCGTCAAGGAGAAGCGCCTCGTCGCCGGGGACACCGTCTCCTtctcccgcgccgccgccgaggacgcGCGCCACCGGCTGTTCATCGACTGGAAGCGTCGGGTCGACACCCGCGGCCCGCTTCGCTTCTCCGGCCTCGCGCTGCCGATGCCGCTGGCGTCGCACTACGGCCCCCACCACTACAGCCCGTGGGGCTTCGGCatcggcggcgtcggcggcggcggaggaggaggggggttCTTCATGCCGCCCTCGCCGCCCGCCACGCTCTACGAGCACCGCCTCAGACAGGGCCTCGACTTCCGCAGCATGACGAACTACCCCGCGCCGACCGTGGGAAGGCAGCAGCTCCTGTTTTTCGGCTCGGCCAGGATGCCTCCTCATCACGCGCCAGCGCCCCAGCCGCGCCCGCTGTCGCTGCCGCTGCATCACTTCACGGTGCaaccgagcgccgccgccggcgttaCCGCCGCGTCACGGCCGGTCGTTCTCGACTCGGTGCCAGTCATTGAGAGCCCGACGACCGCCGCGAAGCGCGTGCGGCTGTTCGGCGTCAATCTGGACAATAACCCGCTGTCAGAACCAGACGGCGGCGTCGGCGAGGCTAGCCATCAGGGCAATGCATTGTCGTTGCAGATGCCCGGGTGGCAGCAAAGGACGACTCCAACTCTAAGGCTACTAGAATTGCCTCGTCATGGCGCCGCGGAATCCTCCGCGGCATCGtctccgtcgtcgtcgtcttcctccAAGAGGGAGGCGCGTTCAGCTTTGGATCTCGATCTGTGACCTAAAGGCAAAATCAAAGGAAAGTTCTACAATTCTTTCTTTCTGCTTGTTTCGGTTCTGCTTATATTActaccttcttcttcttcttcttcttcttcttcttcttcttcttcttcttctcttttgaTTAATCAATTATAACTTTTGATGATAGGAGCTAGAATTTGACGTTTTAATATCCTTGTTTTTTTGGCTCTTCACTTTTTGATGAGTTATTGGTTTGATGAGAAGATACATATAAACACTAGGAAAATCGATCAATGTTTTTCCCAAATCCGTGTCATGTTCTTCGTTCGTTCAGCACTCACTATATGATTTTTCTCGCGCTGTTACATCCGTCCATCTGTACTTGAGTACGTACTTGCCCCCATTTGATCGGAAATTCTCATGTTGAATCCCTCCCTACATATGATAACATGCATCTGCAAATCTGTCTATTATCTCCTAACGTATATCTAGATTTTAAGATCTCCGTCAGAAGAACTATATGCAGTGAGTGCAGTTGAAAAAGCTTGTAGCATCGACGATCTTTGTAATGATCTTGTAGGTCTTCTAGAACAAATTGTCTCGCAGCTGCAGAAGCTAGCACGGATGGACGGAGGACATATTGATCGCGCATTCACAACAGAGATGACAAAGCCAGCTGATCGAAGCAACAAATTGCAGGTGCGATCTTAAAATTCCTCCCACATTCGGTACCTTCTATCTCATCACATCTCATATCTATGGAGAGGCTTGGACACATCCTTTTATTGTACTACTACCTCTGTACTTGTGTTCTTCTCCTCTGCGTATCATACATGTATAGAGCATAGAAGGCTATACGGCAGCAAGAATAAACAAGGACTCCTCCTTTTTCTTGCTACGAAAGGGCCGGGGACACAGAAATAACTCATCTGTGGTCCAACTTACGTATAGTTTGGATTGTCTTGGCCTCGACTGTACACTGCATATACATACATATGCACAGTTCGAGCTGGGTCTCCATGCTAGCTATAGAGATAGAGAGAGATTTCTTTATGATCCCCTGCCAGTGATCTGTAAAAAGTTAGTGGGCATTGCCAACAACGGTGCCACCCTGCTGGTCATAACACCATGGTACTCCTGCCAGGAATTCATGGGGGTGAGGGTGATGAGGAGGACGATCGGCGTACGAACCTAGCTATGCACTGTTGCAGTAGGAGTAGCAACAGTGCGTAGGTGTACAAACCTGATGGCTGCCTCAGAAGCCTGCATGTGTTGCCAGCTCTTGCCTCCTCCTTGTGCGATGTGTAGTGTTGCTTCCATCGATGCTATTGCTAGCTCGCTCGCTCGATCCCTTCCCCCTTTTTACTGCACCAGCCTGCGATGCGAGTACTGCGCTGGCCTGGGCGTTTGTGGTGTGGGAGGAAAAGAGGCCACGTACGTACCGGCCTCTCGTCAGCTCAGCCGGCTTTGGATAGATTTCACTAACTACCTAGCAATCTGTAGGGCATGGGTGCAATTCTTTTTGCAATGGGATGGGTCGGAAACTTAGAAGGGATGGGGTACTGAACCTTGCAAGAAAAGTGCCTTTGGTCTTACTGAAAGAATGGGAAAGGGGGGCAAGAGGGATTTACAAGGGATTGGGAAGGTGAAAAGGGGAAGGCCATCATCATCTTGATGTGGCCTTCTTCACAAAGGATGGATTGGATGGAAGCCTCTCATATATATGGACTTATATGGAGATCCTGCTCACTCTTATCCTTCGTCCCTTGTTGTGTTCAGCATGTATGTAATTTCTTTCCAGAGTCCAAACTCATCAGTCCATGGCTCCATGCTATGCATGCTATACTGCAACTGCAACCTTATGATTCCATCGTTATCTCTAGTAGTAGGGCTATAGCTTGATTTAGATGGATTAATGCCTTTCTTCTGGCGAACCAGTCCTCTTTTACATGCTTCTATATCAGGTAGCTTAGTAGAAATTTAGAATCCCTATATATGTATAGGACTAGGCCAAGTCTCAAAACTTACATCAGAACAGGAGGCTGAAAAGTCcagatcatgatttttggactaGGCCTTGAAACGTAGAGATGCTTATAGGTCCTGTTTTGGGGAACCTAGCTATATAGCTTATATTCGATGAAAAATGGAAATTCACTAATAATTAATGTCTGGCTAGCTTATTCTATAGAATACAAATAAAAAGTATCTATAACTCCGTGCATATATATGTTAGGCTATACATCATCATACTGTTCCTTATTCCGTTTTTATACTTATGTAATCATCACACTGTTTTCTTTACTTTTGAAAGGGTAAaaggttttttttattttttacttaCGAATTTGCTTGCTGACCGAGTGTAGCTAATGGCTTTGTTAGTAACTTCAGGTTACACGTGCCTTTTAATCTCTGATGCGTGTATTGCTGCCCATAGCCTTTTGTAATAGATTTTACTCCGTCACAAATTTACTGCTTCAGAAGTGTCTTTCTTACTGTGAGGGAGAAGTATTTGCCAGCCTAAACACAGCACTATCAACCCACATTTTGGACATGTAACTATGGGTTAATAATCTTAATATTATCAGATCAAAATGTGACATTGTTCCAGTATATCACTGTGCTCTGATTGATATAACAGATGAACCGGATATATGATGTATGCTCAATCTACCTACACTGGTGTTAATGATTTTTCATATGTCAaaataatactccctccgttctaaattataagtcgctttaACTTTTTTGGTACATCTATTTTACTATGTATCCAGATAAATAAATTTGTCTAGATATATAGCAAAGTGAATAAATAAAAAAGTCAAAGCAACTTACAATTTAGAACGGAGGCAGTAGCTGAAAGATGGATTTGAATATGACTCTGGATATTAAAAATCTGTGTCAacattttttaaaatattttttatttaactTCTGGTGCATCGATCTGTTAAACTATAGGTTCTAATTAATCGTATAATGTATGGAGCTAATGACATGGTATTTAGCCAAACAttcagattaaacatctttgttgtTAAAAGTGAAAGGACAATGCGGGtgcatattattattatttttgtccATATCTACTTGCTCCGATCCCTGGCCGAGCTTACACAGTACAATTCCTGTAGAGAGGCACAACCTTCAACGTCGTGGAAAATACACTCTTTTTACTGTCTCTTTGGGCAAATGACAGTATCCAGAATATATAGTACGTTATTGGTATGAATGTATGACACTCCATTGTTTTCAAATTAAAAggtgttttgaatttttttagatGCATATATCTGGACATTGTGTATATCTAAAtgcataggaaaataatatatctagaaaaaccaaaacatcttataatttgaattggagggagtatatatatagctcaaatatatataaagtattacTCGATCCCTTGAATTCTAAATATATTTCGTTTTTAGGATTCTAGTTAGGTAAACCTTTCCAATTATTTGGACCATCAATTTATAAATGCTAATATATTGATAAAACATGCTCGATGTTATTGGATTCATCatggaaaatattttcataTGGCATATAATTTTCTCTTTTTAGatagtttttataaaaaaatacatgTAGGAGTTTCATATTGGCCAGCATCTTGATATCCTAAACAACTTACATTTGAAATATTTGGAATAAGCAGaagtatttattttattatacaCATGGTATGACATATTAGACTTTTCTATACTTGCTTATTAGTATATATAGGTAATCCAATATAGATGTAATGTTAATGATCTTCTATGTGTATAACGTGAATACTTCTATTAATTTTATTAGTCAAAGTAATTTATCAAGAAGCTCCACTATCCAAAGTGGTATAGAGCACTAGGATTTTGTCCTAAGACAGTCCCAACCCAGAAACTAAGATATAGTTTCTATATCACCAAATCTACACATAGAAACCATATTCCAAATTGATAATTTATTCaaagtatttttatttaatcatatttcttctctctccatCGTCTACCTATCTCATCTTGCTTTTTGTATAAATATATAGTTCCTTATCTAAGGCCATCCTCTGTGGGGGTTTCATCTAAGTTTTATTTATGTTTAATATTATAACACATCAACAAATTTGATgacttgagagagagagagagagagtttagTAGAGTTTCATTTCAGGTACCACTACAAAAGATGATGTGACAGTCTTGGAAAAAATGTCATAAAATTAAACTACCTAAGAAATCATCTCTCTCTCAATTGGAACTCTAATAAATGAACATGGAAACTATCCTAGTTTACGGGTTGGGAGTGCCCTAGTCCTAGGTAGCTATCTCTATTCTTAATTTCATCTAACAAATTTAATCGGCAAACAAGAGTGGGTTAGGGTACCACAATGAAATAATTCATATGATggtatgtcattaaataatttttgcaaaaaaaaacaaagtaaTTAGTATTATGCACATGTTGGTTACTTTAATTGCAATAACACCTAAATTTAAAAACATATTAGAAATCGTAGTTTTTTCCGTCTCGAAAGAATAAAACTCTTGCTTCCCAAGCAGTCAAACAATTTTAAGTTTGacaaaatatacataaaaagaaTTAACATTTGTAATACCCAATAAACACCATAAAGataattatagaatatattttcatagtaaacAACATAAAAAATGACTTATCCCATATCtagattgttttttttttgggggggggggaggaCGGAGGAGTATATAATACCATGTTCTTGTTGCAACCATTAGATGAAGACCATAAGTTAACACGAACACCAATTTAATGTGTAACATCATATATCATATAAACATATAGTTGAAACACTATTAATGGGAGTGCAATGTGTGGCCACCTAATTTTACATGATGGTGCATATATATCCATGGAAAGACATGTTCTCTATGATATGGTGGTGCACAAGTGATTATGCATGTTTGTGAAAAAAATTATACTCAAGTTAATTAGAACTATCGTGATTGTTGGTTGCACCATTAATTCAAAATTCTTATTTGGCATGTTACTAGAAATAAAGATTTTAGGTCGTACCCTTCACTCTTATTAGTACGATGTTATAAGCGGTAACTTAAGGTGGGGTAGAGCTATGTTATTCCATTACAATCCTCCATTGTAAAACTCTATTTCTCGTAGATAAAATAGCATCGCAATGACTATGGTCATATAAAATTCTAGCTCCGCCATCGTGTTTTAGCCACACCACAATGCTCTAGATGATAcagtttgggccttgtttagttcccaaaaaattttgcaaaattttttagattctccgtcatgtcgaatctttagacgtatgcatggagtattaaatataggcgaaaataaaaactaattacacagtttgctcgaaattgacgagacgaatcttttgagcctagttagtctatgattggacaatatttgtcaaatacaaacgaaattgttacagtgtcgatttcccaaaaaactttggaactaaacaaggccttgatgtgAAATCTAGGAGGGGCTGGGTCGCTGGGGCAagggtgctaatcttgagaaaATATATTTTTCGATCTAAGTCCAATAATCATTGTTTCTACATAGAAATATCAAACCATGGTTAGCTTTCTTATGCACTAACCTCCTCCACTATTCAAGATATTGAATTTTATTATTAAAAACTATATGTGTAGTAATATCTTTTATAAAATAGTACAACCATAAAATCAATATAGATATGTAAAATATACAATTTTATATAAAGTAACAACTTGATATAGTTTTAATAGTTTGTTAGTGTCATTGGTATATGAGTCAAGAAGGAAACATTTTTTATTACTTaaacatattatatatattttttgatcatgcatgcatgcatactttAGCTGTAAGATGGTATAACTTATATGTTTGCTTTAAATAGTTTTAATATATTAATAGTAATAATATAATTGGTACTTCATCAACATATATAGACGTAATCTATGGCTTTTAAAATTTTTGCATAATAGCGTATGTTGATAATTCAAATGGAGATCTAAAGTGATATCttgttagtttatttttttagtttgcTGAATAACTTTACGTGCAATCTTAAGGGTTTACTTAGATTATCTATCATAAACGAAGAGTGGGTAATTTTTGTGAGAAAGCTTAAgggtttatcttttttttttctagcacACATGAGGATTAATATGAAGTCTTCAATTATTTACTAACTACAAAGCATACACCACGTGTTGTCgcaagattttttttaaaatgaaTATATTTTGGCATTGCTATATGACATTCTGCATACGCCTAGACATGCAGAAAAACTAATAGAATATTTGATCACATTATAAAAGAATATGTGATGAAATAATTAGCACATTTAGATTACTTTAATATATTAAAGATTGAAATTATTGCGCACAAGGTTCAAAAAGGCGACGTCTTAGGCGCACCTAGGCGTGACTAGGTGCTAGTCGGAGGTGTTTGCCTGGCCTATGGGGGTAGGCGAACCCCTAGGTGGCGGCTTCTCGTCGATAGCGCTAGTGGGGGAGATGGACAGGGTAATGCTTCGGTGTCCCCACGTGCAGATCCAGCGACTCGAGGATGAGGCGCACCAGAGAGGCCCGATAGCAGAGGAGGAGGCAGGGACATCAGGCGatggatgaggaggaggagaagaaggaagcGGTGGCAGTTGAGGTGGTAGGCGGGCTCAAAAGAGGCAAGTTGTGGTGGAGGCGACAGGGAGAAGGCCGATGGTGTGGATCTAGGGGCGGTAGAAAGGAAGAGGTTAGAAGAGACACGCGACAGTGGGGGAGGAGTTAACGTCAATGGAGGAGGGAACGACTGGTGGCGAAGGAGGCAACGTCGGGCGCTAGTGGATGCGCGGGCGGATAACGCAGTCGAGCGGCTGGTGTAGAGAGTTGGGAGGGAGAGAAAATGAAATAGAGCAAGGGAGGGGATAAGACTTTAGTGAGGGCTGTGGAAGGAGAGTTGGGCATTAAGTGGGGCCTTCTGGACCTTTTCCTCTTTCTCCCACATTCTATCCACTGTATATATTAGCTGCTGCCTTGGAAACCGTGTGAAACGCCTAGTCTACGTAGGGCTTGCCTAGGCTCTAGGCTATGGGTTAGCGCCTAGAAACCACCTAGTGCCTTCTTAAACTTTGATTGCATGTAATAGAGATGATATggattttttgtaattaataaggGATGATATGGATAGTTTGCCTGAAAGGATTGAAAGTTAGTGGAATACTTAGTGGGAAATGATGTAGACAAGATAGAAATTATCTAGtaaggtttagctttataagagcatctccaagaatctttctaaatctcactctctaaatcatcGTTTAGATAGTCACTTGCATAAAACCGCTTTATTTCTATATCTTTTCATTCTCCAAGAGTCTTTCTAAATCTCATACACACTTTAAAGAATTATTCTTGTCTTCTATTCTTAGCTATCGAGAAATCTAAAATAGAAAATGACTATATTTGGATAACCATTTAGAAAATTTGTTGAAGGATAGTTTTTCAACAAAAGCTCTATTCCTAGTATTTAGAAAGGATTTAGAGAGTCTCTCGGAGTTGCTCTAAGATTATAGGATTGTACCATAAGATTTAGACTTTGGAATGGTGAACTATTGAGCATGTTTAGGGACATGAAACTACGAAATGGTAGGTTGAAAAACTGAATCAACACACCCTTAGACGAGCTTAGAGACTGCCACCGGCCTATTTCACGCTTCTTAGACCATTTATCACTTTTGTGCTAACAAGTAACAATAATAAGTCGTTGACCACTCTCCGTGATACTATCGGAGTTTGACTTGCAGGCACCGAAGGAAGAGAACGCCCGAACATGGACTCATACACGCAGGAATAAcatgaatgaaaaaaaaaacacttgtattttttttagtattataAAGTTGGAGCCCAGTTTTCCTGACTGGCAGTCCATGTCAtacaagcatgcatgcatgcatgcaagaaTGATgagctcatgcatgcatggcgccCCTGCAGATGCTTCTTCCCGGCCTCCAGAGCTACCAGTCTACCACAGGCGTCTGTCTGCCTCGTCCGATTTTACTGTGCTGTGCCTGCAATTATTATAACGCTGCTGACCTCTGCTACTGATGTCTGCTGTCTGGTACGGTACGGCGCTCGTCGATCGGACGACCGTTTGGTGCTGTTGTGCCATggacttgtttacttctaaaaaattttataaaatagaaatagtagtactttcgtttatatttgataaatattatctaattatagactaactaggttcaaaagattcgtctcgtcaatttcgaccaagctatgtaattagtttttatttttatctatatttaatactccatgcatacgtctaaagattcgatgtgacggaaaatctgaaaaattttataaaatttttgggaactatgcGATGCGGCTTGCCAACGCGTGTATAACGACAACGTATACGACGAACGAGTACGACGACTAGTACACGAATCCCTCTCTGTATCTCGATCTGACCGGCGCCTTTGAAGTTGAACTACTACTCCCTATAACATTTACGGTACAAAACAAACATCATTAAATTAGtcataaatatattttataataaatttatttaaaagcataaatactaatatattatttattataaatTTAATTAAGTTTAATTTTACAGACCAAGTCATCCAGTAGTATTTTTTCTTATACTAAACTAACAAATAATACTTTTCCTTATGTCTTATTTGCCTAGCGAACGTGCAGAGAATTACTTAGACCCAGTTTGGTTGTGTCAGTTAAAATTTAAATTTATCGTCCATTATATTGAATGTTTAAACATAtctatggagtactaaatatagattatttacgaaactaaaaatatgACTATAGAGTAATTtgagagatgaattttttaaactaattaatttataattaaatacgaattattaaataaaacaaaaatactataatatctATTAAAGTTTAACAACACAACCAAACGCAACCAAACACTGTACCCCGCTCGCCCGTGCAGCCGACCGAGTTACTGTGAGCCGCTTGTGCTCGCACACTGCGCAGTTGTCTCTTTTGCTGCAGCAACAGTGCAGTGCACCAGGGCAGTGGCATTTTCTCTGAACGACGCCGCGCGCACTGGGCTTTGCTGGTAGTAGCTGTGAGACAGCATCTTTATGGAGTAGTATATAGCGCTGTGAGAACTTTATATATGTTTGCGGTGCAATGAAGCAAGGCGTTATTTCAAACAGTGATCATAGGACCAATTAATCACATCGTCATTATAGTATTATGATTATATGTGGTCATGGCTTCCCTGCGCGTGTATCTAAAATACAAGAaagttttttgaaaaaaataatacaGAAGAATTTCCTATCTGCCACTCTAAATGTTTGGTCATCTAAGTCCCCGAAACTAGCTAGTTAAATTGATCCAAATGTACCCCTTAATAATACAACACATGCAGCTTTTTTGAGTGTTTTCCTAAAATTAGCCAAAGGTTTACTATTCCTCTTAATCATTTTTCTCTCAAATTCCCAATGGTTTTCTAGTCTAATTTAGGCAATCCCCTAGGGGACATATATaacctcaaaccaaggatcACTGTTAAACATTGTGAATAAAAACATGCCCAAAATGTCCCAGTTACACTAAAAGATCCTTGGAAAATTGAGAATTTTTCAAAGAACACCAAAAATCATCATTTGGTCACAAAGAACACTCAGAGAATGTTGAAAAAAAATCTAGAAATGCCTCTTTTTTATACAGATTAAGCTTAAAGTTCAAGTATGAAAATGTTCATAACCAGTGTTACACAAATAATAAGGATTTCTGTTAAATTTTCATTGGCCGTAAGCGCCTAATGCTACTTTATTTAACCCTATAAATAGCAAAATGTATGTAAAGCATTATTCTGATATATGATATGAGTTCATCACGATACAGTTTTTTTAACATACTCAACTCTCGTAAGGAGAGAAACTAAAAAGAAAGAATTTATTAGAGGGACAATGCAAAATTGACAACGTTTAAGTAAATTGAGATGGTAAAACGATCCGAGGCCATCTATTGTGCTTCAATCGATAATTTTCCTTCTTCTTGGAATAGATTCATCAAGGAATAGAATCCAAGTCCACTTTCATCATCAAGGATTCTTTGATTATTCTTCAACAACTTAACATAtcaagggcctgtttggatggTTGCCACACTGCGCCTCATCGCACCGCACTTTTCGCAGGTGTTTGCTTTAGTACTACAGCTACAGCACGCCGCAGGCTCACCGTAGTCATTCAGATCATTTCTTTCGTTTCTCTCACCAAATATTCGGCTCCTATATATTTTCCTCGTCGTAAATTTGGCAATGCCTCTGCTAGGTTACGGCATGCTAAGGCGCAGGGCAAACAGCCCCCGAAGCTCTTCGATCAATTATAGCATCTTTTCGGTTTGTCAATCAATTTATTGATCTGATTCTTGAGCTCTTTATTCGATTCTCCTCTACAAGGTTAGTTTAATAAACATAGAAGAAGTACAAGGTATATCAAACAAATCATCGATCACCAAATATGGGGTTAGTCTCACATTGCACTTAATCACTTAAACTACATGATAAGCTTTTGTCCATTTAGAAAGCTTTTCAATTAGGAAGactaaaatgacttggaatATGCCAGGAACCTATGTAAAAATTGGTCAAGGGGAGTGGTAAAATGGTAATAGATGGTTGTATAGGCCAAGTACTCTTACAGTCTTACTATATAAATGTCTTTCTAGCACTGTATACACGGCGACTGAATAATTAATGATGTGTCCCCGATATCACTTTGTCTTCATTTATCATTCCACACTAACATGTGCAAAGCACGATTGTTTTGATCATTTGATGTATATGTAAAAGTTACATTTAGTCCATAGATCACGTTATATGGACACGTATATATGTACTGTTTAGCGTGGACAAGAGCTTCTGAAGCTTCTATTCGCCGGGTGGTCCGTGGACACAAGTAAAGCTGTAAAGGAGCAGCATGCATACATGACTACTTGTAGATCGATACGACGTCCTAAAATAGCGTTCAGTATTTGAGTGTTAATTTAGTCGAAATACTAGTACTTTGTGGATTGACATTTAAAAcaatattctttttttttcaggttccTGGGTATGGTATCGATTCCTGTTACGCACGAACATAAAGCATATATAATACCACATGCATTATTCCAGATCACTTAATTAGAGAGGGGACGTCTCATTAGTGTGCTAGCTTCTTTATTCCAATGAGTAGTAAAGCAAGAATAAGCGTCGTACATATGTTAAAACTATGCATGATGCAAAGCAATGCTTCCCTTTGCCTTGCCACATTCAATGTTTGTCCTTTTTCCTTGCAAAATAATTATCCAGCAGCAAATATTCTTGTTGCCCAGAAAAAGCATCCACCGCACCAACCATCCTTACCGTATACACATACTTCCTCTGTTATATTTTAAAGTGTGACGTTTTGTTT is a window encoding:
- the LOC8073210 gene encoding B3 domain-containing protein Os02g0683500, coding for MDQFAASGRFSREEEADEEQEDASNSMREISFMPAAAAAGTAPSSSAAASAASTSASASAASGSSSAAAPFRSASGDAAGASGSGGGGGAAADVEAVEKEHMFDKVVTPSDVGKLNRLVIPKQYAEKYFPLDAAANEKGLLLSFEDSAGKHWRFRYSYWNSSQSYVMTKGWSRFVKEKRLVAGDTVSFSRAAAEDARHRLFIDWKRRVDTRGPLRFSGLALPMPLASHYGPHHYSPWGFGIGGVGGGGGGGGFFMPPSPPATLYEHRLRQGLDFRSMTNYPAPTVGRQQLLFFGSARMPPHHAPAPQPRPLSLPLHHFTVQPSAAAGVTAASRPVVLDSVPVIESPTTAAKRVRLFGVNLDNNPLSEPDGGVGEASHQGNALSLQMPGWQQRTTPTLRLLELPRHGAAESSAASSPSSSSSSKREARSALDLDL